AATCCGTTGTCTCGTGCGGTGTTTTTTTCGGTGTAAGGGCGTTTTCCCCAGATGTGTGCCAGGGAGTTGATAAAGAAAGTAAAGTGCTGGCTGAGCACGAGCCGTAATACGCCGGCTAATAGCAGCATACCCAGGATGTCGCCCAGCATCAGGCCGAGCAGCAATGGAATGCCGATATTAGTAAGTAGTACCAGCTTCAGGTAGTGCTTGTGTTGCCACATCACGATTTTGTTGCGTTGCAGGTCGCGGGCATTGCTGTAGTCACCGTAGTTATCTCCCTGGTAGTCTCTGAGCATCCAGCCGATGTGGCTGTACCAGAAACCTCGTGTTGCGGCATAGGGATCTTTGATTGGGTCGTCGACCTGACCATGGTGAATGCGGTGGTCACTGCTCCAGTGCAGCGCGCTGTTTTGTAGCGCAAAGGCGCCACCCAGGGCAAAGAAAACCTGAACAACAGGATGAACATCATAAGCTTTATGAGCCCACAGGCGATGATAGCCTGCTGTGATTGACATACCGGCGTAAAACATACACCCAACAAACGCAATCCAGTGTGTTGCGCTGTATCCATATTCGAACCCATACCAGGGGACTAATGTTATGGCAGCAAGAAAGGACAGACTAAAGAACAAGACATTAGTCCACAATAAAGGCGGTTTTTTCATTTTTTAAATCTCAGCGTACACTTGTACGCTAAAATAGTATTTCAAACTTGCGTCGTCAAGTATTAGACTCCCACTATTGTCGATCTGAGCTAATAAATTATAGGAATTGCGTCCATGTCAGGTGTTCGTGCCCAGCAAAAACAAAAAACGCGCCAGGCGTTGATAGAGGCAGCGTTTAATCAGCTCAGTGCTGAGCATAGCTTTACCAACCTCAGTTTACGTGAAGTTGCCCGTGAGGCGGGGATCGCGCCGACCTCCTTTTATCGCCACTTTAAAGACATGAATGAGCTGGGGCTGACGATGGTGGATGAAGCCGGCCTGACCTTGCGTCAGCTGATGCGTCAGGCTCGACGTAGAATTGCCAAGGGGGGCGGGAGTGTGATCCACACTTCAGTACTCACCTTTATGGAATTCATAGAAACTTCCAGCAACCAGTTTCGATTGTTGCTACGCGAGCGCTCTGGCACGTCACCGGCGTTCAGGGCGGCAGTCGCCAGAGAGATCAAACATTTCATCATGGAGTTGTCTCATTATCTGGAGACCGAAACGCCTTGTGATGCCAATCATGCCTACATGCAGGCGGAGGCGATGGTGACCTTGGTGTTTAGCTCCGGCGCAGAGGCCCTCGATCAGGATGCACAGCAGCGAGCAGAGTTGACCGAGCGGTTGATCTGGCAACTCAGATATATTGTTAAAGGGGCGTCGGGTTATCAAAAAGAAAGTCAGATACAGGCGATCACCAAGGCATCAGCTCAGTAGCCTGATCCGGCTTTATGGCATGATACAATCAGATTTAAACCGCTTTAATACGACATCACAAGGATAGCGCAGTATGCTACTTATGATAGACAATTATGATTCTTTTACGTTCAATTTAGTGCAATATTTTCAACGCCTTGACCAGGAGGTTGTGGTGCATCGTAATGATGCGCTGTCGATCTCTGACATTCGTGCACTCAACCCGGATCATATTGTGATTTCTCCTGGCCCTTGTTCGCCTAATGAAGCGGGTGTATCCCTGTCGGTCGTTGAGGCTTTTCAGGGGCAAATTCCCATTTTGGGTATTTGCCTGGGGCACCAAACTATTGCACAGGCTCTGGGGGCACGCGTCGTACGTGCCAGGCAAGTCATGCATGGTAAAACCTCAACGCTGGTGCATAATCAGCGGGGCTCATTTAACGGGTTACCCGCGCGCTTTGAGGTGTGTCGGTATCAT
Above is a genomic segment from Pseudoalteromonas rubra containing:
- a CDS encoding acyl-CoA desaturase, yielding MKKPPLLWTNVLFFSLSFLAAITLVPWYGFEYGYSATHWIAFVGCMFYAGMSITAGYHRLWAHKAYDVHPVVQVFFALGGAFALQNSALHWSSDHRIHHGQVDDPIKDPYAATRGFWYSHIGWMLRDYQGDNYGDYSNARDLQRNKIVMWQHKHYLKLVLLTNIGIPLLLGLMLGDILGMLLLAGVLRLVLSQHFTFFINSLAHIWGKRPYTEKNTARDNGFLALLTYGEGYHNFHHIFASDYRNGIRWYHYDPTKWMIRGLSYLGLASKLKRTPIERIEKAKAETLLNKTKVTLAKLPLAQDKLTLLQQEYDLLLKKLQHFCAVQKQVLETKKHAMREQCEQSALLKQYQELEQAWEAQKQAWLALNSRLLKGATS
- the fabR gene encoding HTH-type transcriptional repressor FabR, whose translation is MSGVRAQQKQKTRQALIEAAFNQLSAEHSFTNLSLREVAREAGIAPTSFYRHFKDMNELGLTMVDEAGLTLRQLMRQARRRIAKGGGSVIHTSVLTFMEFIETSSNQFRLLLRERSGTSPAFRAAVAREIKHFIMELSHYLETETPCDANHAYMQAEAMVTLVFSSGAEALDQDAQQRAELTERLIWQLRYIVKGASGYQKESQIQAITKASAQ
- a CDS encoding anthranilate synthase component II, translated to MLLMIDNYDSFTFNLVQYFQRLDQEVVVHRNDALSISDIRALNPDHIVISPGPCSPNEAGVSLSVVEAFQGQIPILGICLGHQTIAQALGARVVRARQVMHGKTSTLVHNQRGSFNGLPARFEVCRYHSLVVQQASLPDALEVTAWTQNSSGELDEIMGLCHTERALEGVQFHPEAILTEHGLRLLDNFISRF